The Frankiales bacterium genome has a window encoding:
- a CDS encoding PadR family transcriptional regulator encodes MLELAVLGLLQESPMHGYELRKRLSGVLGTFHAISYGSLYPCLKDLVARGWLVEDADATQRPGKTGKRARIVYRLTAEGKEHFQELIGDAGPDTWEDDRFGVRLAFFGRTEASVRMRILEGRRSRLEERLDALRSSLARTRERLDGYTLELQQHGLESVEREVRWLDELIASERRVPERAPEQAGPTSGDRATSTTRTTAPGTQPGRPVTTTTSGAGSLPTAHGV; translated from the coding sequence CTGCTCGAGCTCGCCGTGCTCGGCCTGCTGCAGGAGTCGCCCATGCACGGCTACGAGCTGCGCAAGCGGCTCTCCGGCGTGCTCGGCACGTTCCACGCCATCTCCTACGGCTCGCTCTACCCCTGCCTCAAGGACCTCGTCGCCCGCGGCTGGCTGGTCGAGGACGCCGACGCCACGCAGCGCCCGGGCAAGACCGGCAAGCGCGCGCGGATCGTCTACCGCCTCACCGCCGAGGGCAAGGAGCACTTCCAGGAGCTCATCGGCGACGCCGGTCCCGACACCTGGGAGGACGACCGCTTCGGCGTCCGCCTCGCCTTCTTCGGCCGCACCGAGGCCTCGGTGCGCATGCGCATCCTCGAGGGCCGGCGTTCCCGGCTCGAGGAGCGCCTCGACGCGCTGCGCTCCTCGCTGGCCCGCACCCGCGAGCGCCTCGACGGCTACACCCTCGAGCTCCAGCAGCACGGCCTCGAGAGCGTGGAGCGCGAGGTCCGCTGGCTCGACGAGCTCATCGCCAGCGAGCGCCGCGTCCCCGAGCGGGCCCCCGAGCAGGCCGGACCGACGTCCGGCGACCGCGCCACCAGCACCACCCGCACCACGGCGCCGGGCACCCAGCCTGGTCGCCCCGTCACCACCACCACGTCCGGGGCCGGCAGCCTGCCGACCGCCCACGGTGTCTGA
- a CDS encoding inositol-3-phosphate synthase, translating to MGSVRVAIVGVGNCAASLVQGVEYYKDADPASKVPGLMHVQFGDYHVRDVEFVAAFDVDGKKVGLDLADAIGASQNNTIKICDVPPTGVTVQRGHTLDGLGKYYREMVTESELEPVDVVAALREAQADVLVCYLPVGSEDAAKFYAQCAIDAKVAFVNALPVFIAGTPEWAQKFTDAGVPIVGDDIKSQVGATITHRVLAKLFEDRGVTVDRTYQLNVGGNMDFMNMLERERLESKKISKTQSVTSQLRDEIAPRNVHIGPSDYVAWLDDRKWAFVRLEGRNFGDVPLSLEYKLEVWDSPNSAGIIIDALRAAKIAKDRGIGGPILSAASYFMKSPPVQYTDDDAKRAVEAFIAGEIER from the coding sequence ATGGGTTCGGTACGCGTAGCCATCGTCGGCGTCGGCAACTGCGCCGCGTCGCTCGTCCAGGGCGTCGAGTACTACAAGGACGCCGACCCGGCGTCGAAGGTCCCCGGGCTCATGCACGTGCAGTTCGGCGACTACCACGTGCGCGACGTCGAGTTCGTCGCCGCGTTCGACGTCGACGGCAAGAAGGTCGGCCTCGACCTCGCCGACGCCATCGGCGCGAGCCAGAACAACACGATCAAGATCTGCGACGTGCCGCCCACCGGCGTCACCGTGCAGCGCGGCCACACCCTCGACGGGCTCGGCAAGTACTACCGCGAGATGGTCACCGAGTCCGAGCTCGAGCCGGTCGACGTCGTCGCCGCCCTGCGCGAGGCGCAGGCCGACGTGCTCGTGTGCTACCTGCCCGTCGGCTCCGAGGACGCCGCGAAGTTCTACGCGCAGTGCGCCATCGACGCCAAGGTCGCGTTCGTCAACGCGCTGCCGGTCTTCATCGCCGGCACCCCCGAGTGGGCGCAGAAGTTCACCGACGCCGGCGTCCCGATCGTGGGCGACGACATCAAGTCCCAGGTGGGCGCGACGATCACGCACCGCGTGCTGGCGAAGCTGTTCGAGGACCGCGGCGTCACCGTCGACCGCACCTACCAGCTCAACGTCGGCGGCAACATGGACTTCATGAACATGCTCGAGCGCGAGCGCCTGGAGTCCAAGAAGATCTCCAAGACCCAGTCGGTCACCTCGCAGCTGCGCGACGAGATCGCCCCGCGCAACGTCCACATCGGCCCGTCGGACTACGTCGCCTGGCTCGACGACCGCAAGTGGGCGTTCGTCCGCCTCGAGGGCCGCAACTTCGGCGACGTGCCGCTCTCGCTCGAGTACAAGCTCGAGGTGTGGGACTCGCCCAACTCCGCCGGCATCATCATCGACGCGCTGCGCGCCGCGAAGATCGCCAAGGACCGCGGCATCGGCGGCCCGATCCTCTCGGCCGCGTCGTACTTCATGAAGAGCCCGCCGGTGCAGTACACCGACGACGACGCCAAGCGCGCCGTCGAGGCGTTCATCGCCGGCGAGATCGAGCGCTGA